One Solea senegalensis isolate Sse05_10M linkage group LG3, IFAPA_SoseM_1, whole genome shotgun sequence genomic window carries:
- the ecsit gene encoding evolutionarily conserved signaling intermediate in Toll pathway, mitochondrial — translation MKSVRCLLHLQCLRLLDQSARSAAQCAPLLQSSSSSQPSVLHKTQHQLLRQFHSSPAWSKSQPTPADDHKKDKSLVTNDDLFEQVAKDVKVKATFNKVVDVFLNRDVRRRGHVEFIYAALKKMPEFGVERDLAVYNKLLDVFPKEVFVPRNAVQRMFNHYPRQQECGVQLLEQMEEYGVMPNVETKVLLVQIFGKKAHPIRKYQRMMYWMPKFKHVNPFPVPLQLPEDPVDVARFGLARIANDLDAKVTVYQLPCTDITETGEEITIPHVVGIQSPSQMELLAKHNPNKPVFVEGPFPLWLRQTCVHYYVLRADPPEEKVEEPYDPERSLYYPLRLDVDFGRDLGDEENFDVEDLDEGPVFAMCMTGRGDQATLNQWISGLQENNPMLGQVPTLFRVNAGPQELSASADAESGHAHRPDTETRSEEKLQRDGEPGVIVEEEPQRRQGRNQ, via the exons ATGAAGTCTGTCCGCTGCCTGCTCCACCTGCAATGTCTCAGACTATTGGACCAGTCAGCCAGGTCTGCAGCCCAGTGTGCTCCTCTGCTCCAGTCATCCTCCTCCAGTCAGCCCAGTGTGCTACACAAGACCCAACATCAG TTGTTGAGGCAGTTCCACAGCAGCCCAGCATGGAGCAAGAGTCAGCCCACACCTGCCGACGACCACAAGAAGGACAAGTCTCTGGTCACGAATGACGACCTGTTCGAGCAAGTGGCCAAAGACGTCAAAGTCAAAGCCACGTTCAACAAGGTGGTGGACGTCTTCCTCAACAGGGATGTGAGGCGGCGGGGCCACGTGGAGTTTATCTACGCCGCACTGAAGAAGATGCCCGAGTTCGGCGTGGAGAGAGACCTCGCAGTCTACAACAAGCTCCTGGATGTTTTCCCCAAAGAGGTGTTTGTGCCCAGGAACGCTGTCCAGCGAATGTTCAACCACTATCCTCGACAGCAGGAGTGTGGGGTGCAGTTACTGGAGCAGATGGAGGAATATG GTGTCATGCCCAACGTGGAGACAAAAGTCCTGCTAGTCCAGATCTTTGGAAAGAAGGCTCACCCCATAAGGAAGTACCAGAGAATGATGTACTGGATGCCCAAGTTCAAGCACGTGAACCCCTTCCCCGTCCCCCTGCAGCTGCCGGAAGACCCGGTGGATGTGGCTCGATTCGGCCTGGCTCGCATAGCCAACGACCTAGACGCGAAAGTTACCGTTTATCAG CTGCCGTGTACAGATATAACAGAGACAGGAGAAGAGATAACAATTCCACATGTCGTAG GGATCCAGAGCCCCAGCCAGATGGAGCTGCTGGCCAAGCACAACCCGAACAAGCCGGTGTTTGTCGAGGGCCCCTTCCCTCTGTGGCTGAGGCAGACGTGTGTGCACTACTACGTCCTCAGAGCTGACCCGCCTGAGGAGAAG GTAGAAGAGCCCTATGATCCAGAGCGGTCTCTGTACTACCCTCTGCGGTTGGACGTGGATTTTGGGCGTGACCTCGGAGACGAAGAGAACTTTGACGTCGAAGACT TGGACGAGGGCCCAGTCTTTGCCATGTGTATGACTGGTCGGGGAGACCAGGCCACGCTGAACCAGTGGATCTCCGGCCTCCAGGAGAACAACCCCATGCTGGGTCAAGTCCCCACTCTGTTTCGTGTGAACGCGGGGCCTCAGGAGCTGTCGGCGTCAGCTGATGCAGAGTCGGGCCACGCCCACCGGCCTGACACAGAGACCCGGAGCGAGGAGAAGTTGCAGCGTGATGGAGAACCTGGGGTTATAGTGGAagaggagccacagaggaggcAGGGCAGGAACCAGTGA